The Vicia villosa cultivar HV-30 ecotype Madison, WI linkage group LG1, Vvil1.0, whole genome shotgun sequence genome includes a region encoding these proteins:
- the LOC131610581 gene encoding uncharacterized protein LOC131610581 yields the protein MSRPVERIAEINDGKELWKIVVRIHHRWNIVSNNKEHFEMIFVEKLGDDIHVVVPAPHPYEINVFILDVVGMVDSIGYAQTESGAKKQQISMMLRDHSNNMLNCTLWESYADQFIRFNKVRVAASLPTVVLLQYAKVKEEGKYPLSVTNTYNVTLLCVDADFPIMKDFIDRMPEESRITFCATVATTKLLVASPFGWYYRACHMCQSIARGDSPPFECEASHETMVEVLRYKIEIEVTHGGKTCNFVFWNRECEMLLGLSASQLRNTMIQAGITDPLDFSLALDQLLQLEMAMKVKWHPRWKNCSVVMIIKNDPIIQQLKEKWGTDEIKESVDEAKTDANEDCELVTDLEITSEHKPDAVTPPGKRHFPAASSESTDLDGLHDAELSSNKLKKIIKMEKID from the exons ATGTCAAGGCCTGTTGAGAGAATAGCAGAGATCAACGATGGAAAAGAGCTTTGGAAGATTGTTGTTAGGATTCACCACAGATGGAATATTGTGTCCAACAACAAGGAACATTTTGAAATGATCTTTGTTGAAAAATTG GGAGATGATATTCATGTTGTTGTTCCAGCACCACAT CCGTATgaaattaatgtatttattttagaTGTCGTTGGAATGGTGGATAGTATTGGTTATGCACAGACTGAGTCGGGCGCAAAGAAGCAACAAATTAGCATGATGTTGCGTGACCACAG CAACAACATGTTGAACTGTACTCTGTGGGAATCATACGCGGATCAGTTCATCAGGTTTAACAAAGTTAGGGTTGCTGCATCACTCCCTACAGTTGTGTTGCTTCAGTATGCCAAAGTGAAAGAAGAAG GAAAGTATCCTCTGTCTGTGACAAACACCTACAATGTCACCCTTTTATGTGTTGATGCTGATTTTCCTATCATGAAAGACTTCATTGATAG AATGCCTGAGGAGAGCAgg ATTACATTTTGTGCTACTGTCGCTACAACAAAATTATTAGTTGCGTCTCCATTTGGATGGTACTATCGTGCCTGTCATATGTGTCAATCTATAGCGCGTGGAGACAGCCCCCCATTTGAGTGTGAAGCTAGTCATGAAACCATGGTTGAAGTCCTTAG GTATAAGATTGAGATTGAGGTTACTCATGGGGGCAAAACCTGCAATTTTGTATTCTGGAACAGGGAATGTGAAATGCTTTTGGGTTTATCTGCATCCCAACTTCGTAACACTATGATTCAG GCTGGAATTACTGATCCATTGGACTTCTCGTTAGCACTTGATCAGTTGTTGCAATTGGAAATGGCTATGAAGGTTAAGTGGCATCCACGCTGGAAGAACTGTTCCGTCGTTATGATTATAAAAAATGATCCTATTATCCAGCAACTTAAGGAAAAATGGGGAACAGATGAG ATTAAGGAGAGTGTTGATGAGGCTAAAACAGATGCCAATGAAGACTGTGAATTGGTTACG GACCTGGAAATTACTTCTGAGCACAAGCCTGATGCTGTCACACCTCCTGGTAAGAGGCATTTTCCTGCTGCATCAAGTGAATCCACTGATTTGGACGGATTACATGATGCAGAACTGTCATCAAACAAGCTGAAGAAGATAATTAAAATGGAGAAGATTGATTAG